The following DNA comes from Fusarium fujikuroi IMI 58289 draft genome, chromosome FFUJ_chr03.
GATAGTGACGATATtgtgatcttgatcttgatggaATGTGCTGCACCCTGCGGCCGTCAACCTCAGGACGGCTAGAGGATGCTCTGCCCGTTGCCGCTTCGAGATAAGCTGTATCGTAAACAGGAAGTTGCAGGATAATCTGCCGTGCACTAACTCCAACAGATTTTCTttgctcatcttcttcaagcgtTCCATAATTCTTCTATGGGTCGCCCGGTAAGGCCGTTTTGTGGCCAGGGTCTCATACATCCGTTCCTGAATCACTACTCAAATGGGAAATTACACCACCACCTTTTTGGGAGTGAGCATGATTCAGGCCTTGTCGATTCCCTCAAAATGGACAACATGAACCAATTGCGACACTTTAATCTCCCCGCAATGAACTTCTTTCATTTTCTTGTTACGTTACATAGCTAGCATCCTGGAAAGATAACTTCTGGAAGGCCTCTGCCCTTTGAATCTGTCACAACGTTTCCGTCTTTCCCCCAGCGCTTGGAGATTCTGGAAATAGAACAGCAGAAACATCGCCCACAACGGGTCCGATCCCCTTAAAacattaatatatttaacaAACTCTCAGGGAAACGTTAATGTTATCGTATCCCGGTCATAGCCCTATCATGCCGAACCGGTCATCCGTTCCTTACCTTAGCCTGTGCTGTTGGCTGTTGCTTGCGCGATGCAACAGTTACTCCTTGTTGATCCTCTTCCACACTTCATGCTCGGCTGCAGCAAGACTCTCGCCTGCAGCCGAAGCCCACTTCTTGGCGGCCGACCAGACTCCCTCCTCATTGTCGTCTCCTATCAGAGATGGCCTGCGCTCCTGGGCGACTGATGCTTCGTGAGCCGCACGCTGGGCACTGGAGAACTCGGACGCGTGCACGTTTTGGTGATAACCAGGTGGATGAGAAAAGTCGCTTCCGGAGCCTCCGCCTAACACGCCCGTTGGGCCCAAGCCAGCCATCGGGGACGGGCCAGGAACAGGAGCTGCAGTTGTCGCCGAACGAGTAGCGGCGAACTCAGACCCACTGGATATAGGCGCATAGGGCACCTGTGCTGGTGTAAACTGTGTCTGTGTCTCGCACATAGTCTCGCCGGCctttggaggtggtggtaaATACGCTCTGTTTTGCGGCTCCGGTACAGCTCCCGGTTGCGGGGCCGGAGGACTCGAATCTACTACTGCCCGTGTTGGAGTTGGCTGGGTGTTGGCGGAAGGTTGAGGTGCCCCAGTCGGAGCTGGCATAGACGGGCGAGCGCCTGGCTGAGCTGCCGGGTAAGTGGACGTCGGCACTTCATTGCTTGCAGGTGCTTCGGCTGGCGCCACTGGGTCATCTGAGTGCGCCGTCTTTGGGGTGATTCCTGACGCCTTTGCTGCCGTGATAGGGCTTGAGGTGTGAATAGGAATTGGAGGCATGTTGGCGAGCCCTGTACGTTGATCCTGTTTGGAGGTGTATGGTTGACTCTCCTACGTTCCGAGCGTTTGTGTTCTTCCAAGGTGAGATTTCGTGTTAGCCCAAGGTTTTGAATTTTGTAAAGTACTTGTCCTAAAACATTGAGTGTGGTGAGATGTTGTCTGAATAAGAGGTGGCGATGGATGCCAACTACGTCATGTGATCTGCTTTAGGTGCCTAGCATGCGGTTACCTGCAGTCAGCGGGGAAATGCCGATCAGATTCCCGTCGATAGTTCCGTGTCTTTTTCCTATTTCCAAATGCGGAATACGAGAATTGATTCTTGGACAAACGGTGCCTATTCTCAACTCGGATTTCGCGATAGAGTGACGTAAGACTCTTATTGGATACATAACTACCCTAAGGTTGCACGGTGTTGGggctttttttcttcctctttatGGACTTCccagagcaagaaaacatcagaccttgatatagggtatttaaataaactcCGCagaaggtatcctaaacttgtACCAAGTTGCCTGAGCATTTTTTGTTGAATGAATGATTGAAGTTGATTTGAGGACAACACTTTTCGGCGATAAGAAATGGACAGATGGCTCATTTTAGGAGAAACGGACAATCTAGCTTAATGATATATTTATGAGCTTGTGAAGTGCTGTGAGCTTTGGGTATGAACACCTATTTTATATGAAACTCTGTACATATAACCAGTTAAGAGCATGATCTGGCTTGTCATCTGCTACATACTTCTTTCCAGTCACCCAAGAAACAGTCTAGTTCTCGGATGACTTATAAGGACAACCCGCGAACGCTTTCGtcttgacaacctcttcGAAACTCTTCGTCTCTTCAATACCCTTGCCAACAACCTTCTCAGGACCCAAATCCTCAAAAAGAAAACCTTCGGGCTTCATACTAGGGCCGCCATCGCCGGGAAGTAACCCACCAGATAGCCATGTGATAATTGCTTCGGGGTTCCAACGTTGCCAGAAAGTGGGAGGAACATAGAACGGCTCTTTCATGTAATGATATGACTTGATGCGTCCGGTCTGCTCGTCAGGATCGGAGAGGTATATGGAGGGTGCTAAGCGAGGGAGACAGAGATAGCGAACGATGAGTTTTCGAACAAGCAAGAGACTGTATGTCAGAACTGTAATAGCCAAACCTGGCTCTGGGAAACTGTTCTCATGTAAATACCTGGTCGCAGAAATGGAAATAGTATGAACCAAAGACTTACCCAAATGCTCGTCTCAAACGAGGTCCCATAAGAACACAAGCTGCCGGGTATCCAAGGGGAGAAGCAATCTTTGGATACGAATCCAACAGCATCTCCATGAGAACATGGCCTAGTTTCTGGATTTCCGGTGTAGGCCGCAAATATTTGTCCTCGTAGTCTCCTCCAAAGCGTGTCATGTCCTCAAAGAATTCGAGACCATCCGCCCACTCATTCTTCCCGAGGACAGTCCTGTAGTCGATATCCATCATGTCTGCGACATACTTCCACAGAGTTGACAGGCTAGCAACTTCCATATCAGTGAGTTTGCGGTACTCATAGATGTTGAGGAACCGAACAGGCTCAGCAAAAGAGGCGTAAAGCACATAAAGCAGATCTTcttgcttgatcttgccacTCTTGATATATGGAGCGTGAAGGAAGTTTGTGCGCGCAACCGCTTTATGGAGAACAGGCGACGTAGGAGGGAAGTTTGCGAAACTGTCGTCATGTCAGTCTTCATAACTCGAGCAATGAAGTCCAAGGAAACTCACCAGACATAGACGGCTTCAGTATCTGCATATCTAGTACTATTTAGTAGAAGTCACAAGATCCCAGGACAATCATTTCGGTACCTTTTGGGTGCCTTCTTTCGATTAGCTAGATCGCTGCCGCCATAGAGAACATGAGCGACGGTTTGAACAGCATATGTCTATATGTATTGACGTCGTCAATATACAAGCTTTAAATGTTGACACTAACTCGGCAACTAGTAGTTAGTTAAACATACCTCAAATAGAGCCAATCGAACCGCAAGGTCATAGAATAACGGGAACTCGAATCTAGCGATATTCTGAACAACTTGAAATGCATCTTGATTTGTCATGTGACTCAACGAGGTACGGTCGTGAAACCTCAACTTGGACCGAAGCGAGTTAATCCTGGAGAAACGCAAAAGAGAACAGAGTACAACGTAACCAAGAAGGGCACCAAGAATGATTGGACCCGACCAAGAAGTGGGTGCAAAACTGGTCCACAACTCTGATTGAAGGCTCTCAGAAGCTGAGGCCTTCAAACTTGGCTTTGCTGCATCCATGGCTGTGCTGATGAGCTCCTACAGAGTAACAGAGAGGGGGGAAACAGCGCAAGAGACAAAGGAGAAGCAAGATCTACGAGAGCCAGGAAAGGAATGTGTACATATTTATGGAACCCTTGTACGAAGTGCGGCCTTCAACCCGAGTTGGGAGTGTTTTGAACGTGCTAGATCCATGATGCAGAACCCCACTGGCCCTATCAGATGAGGGGCGTTGGCAATGGCTTTTGACAGACACCAAAAGTTGCAAGTAGCTAATGTGCCAATGGTGTGAGACACGGGAGTTTTTGAGTCCGAAGTCTAGAAATAGCGTTTGCTACAGTATGTTTATGTATGCAGCTGAGGCGGATAAGCTGACAACCCTACAACTTAAATTTGCAGCAGTTTGGCAAGCCCCATAGGTACATATCTTTCTATGTTCACTTACTGGCGGCCGGTCGGAAGTGAGGAGAAAATAGATATCCAATAGCAATAGCAGAGGGAACGGCAGCGTTGACTAGGAACCTTCCAGTAGTGATCTCCGACATTTGCACAGGCCAATATCGCCTCCAGTATTTGAGGGATTGCTCGTGTAACTCCAGATCAAACAAaaccttcatcatcatgggaTAAACAAGTGACTGAAATAATAGGGTATTATCAGCACTATATAGGTACGGATATAGAGGTTGAAATATAATCCTTCCGTCGCCGATTCAAGCTGTACTCCGTAACTCTATCGAATAGCCTCTTGTGGGGAAGAGACGCTAGACGGACCCAATCGCCAATGCATGTTCGAGGTCGCGGGTCATCAAAAGTCCGGGTGGTTTGCGCTAAACCCATTTCGCTGCCGCGATTCAGACCATGAATGCgctcttggtgtttttgagAGCTTGTTGAGCGCGCGCTGGAAGCTTCTTCAATCAACTCACTATTGATGTGAGCTTGCTCGGCGCTATTCCCACCCCAACACTAgaaaggccaagaccaatCCATCAATATGGTTGGAAAAGTCAGCGAAAGAGTCCTCCTGCGGGAAGGTATGTTTCATTATCACTTGTCGATGGCGACTCGGCTGTCGTTCTAGACACATGTACTGACAGATTGCCTTAGGCCTTGAGAGAACTGACAATGGCATGAAGCTGACGACATGGCCTGATGTCACCCCAATCAATCAGAAAAACTATTATACGTACGATGACCGTTTCGAATAAGCGGCGTTTATGCTGATGCTTTGTTAGTGATTACATGAAGCGCGATGACCAAATCCTCGCCCTCCGCCTCCAGAGCGATGCCACCCGAGACCGACTAGTGCAAAGTGCTCGGGACCGAGATCGCGCTCTATCCAAGACGGCCAATGGAGAGCTACCACTTCCTGTCGCAGATCTTCCAGACGAAGATGGTGCTACAACACCATCGGCTGGCCTGGATCCCTCAAGGGTCATTGTGATCCACCCCGGCAGTCAAAATCTTCGAATAGGCTTTGCGAGCGACGCCCTCCCCAAGACAATTCCGATGACGCTGGCGACCAAGTTTCCCCAGACCGAATCCGAGATGTATGAGGCCTTACCACGACGACAGTTCGAGGCCAAGACCCCCGACCAACAGTACGGCGAAGAGTGGTCAAAGAAATACAACAAGATGTGCAATGACCTCAAGGTCGAGATGAGAGCCAATAAGCGCAAAGTCTTGCCCAACTCGAAGGAACTTGTTCAGACTTTCAACCGCCGCACGGAACCCGAAGTTATCCAGAAGCACAATGACCCCCTTGAGATCGAATGGACTGATATCGAAACGCTCGATGACCCCGACTCATTAGCTTCATGCTTTATTGGATACCAAGCGGAGCGTGTTCCCGACGATTCGAATCCCAAATTCAAACTTTGGTGGCCTATACAACATGGACAGTGGAATGAGGATGGGTACACAAGTCAGGAGCATATGTATGATGATTTTGAAACATTACTCGATAAGGCATTGAGGCAAGAGCTTGGACTGAAGACAAACAGCGAATGGCAACAGTACAGCTGCGTGTTTGTCATTCCCGACTTGTACGACAAGAAATACGTGGAGCAAATACTGCGATCGTGCATGACCTGGTTCGAATTCTCCAGGGTATGTTTCGTCCAGGAAGGAATGGCTGCAACTTTTGGTGCCGGATACACACAAGCCTGTGTTGTCGATGTGGGAGCTCAGAAGACGGCCGTGACCTGTGTGGAAGACGGTCTTGTCATGGAAGATTCAAGGATCAACCTGAAATACGGAGGCTACGATATCACGGATACATTCCTGAAAATGATGCTTTATGACAACTTTCCTTACCAGGACATGAACCTGCAACGACGATACGATTTCCTTCTtgctgaagagctgaagatTAAGCACTGTACCATGTCGCAAGCAGATATCTCTGTCCAactcttcaacttccatgTTCGGGCTCCCAACCAACCAACGCGGAAATACGCTTTCAAGACATACGATGAGGTCATTCTGGCTCCGATGGGAGTGTATGACCCCGCCATCTTCGATAACAGCGCCAAGCTAAGAGGACGGCGTAAGCTGGTTGAGAGGTCTTATAACGCCTACGACGTTGATATTCCAGACGATCCCACCTCTGCCGCCCAATTAGCTATTCTAGCGCTTGTCCAGCCGTCGATAACGTCCAACGCCAATGGCTTCACACTGCCACAGCCCGATATCTCAACGCCTATCAAAGAGAACAAACAATTCAACTTCCTTGGAGCGAAGGAGAGCATGACCAACGGAACCCCCATGGGTTCTCATGCCGGGTCTCCTGCGCCGGAGGGCGCTAACACGCCGCTTCCATATGTCTTTGGCAAGGACAGGGAGGGTGTAAACGGAGGTAGCCCAGCGCCCAATGGTTCTCGTGCTGGAGGCACTCCTAATCCTGGACAAACACAACCACCAGCAGGCATGTTTGTCGATGCTGCTGCCCGAACCGCCAAATCCATGGCCGCTGAGCGAGACGCCGTTTTACCGGTCGCTCCTCTCGACATTGCCATTCTCACAAGTATTCAGAACGCCGCTAAgggcgatgagaagaagctgcgaGACTTACTTGGAAGTATCATGGTTATTGGTGGTGGCGCCAAGATTCCTCACTTTACGGTTGTcctggaggagaagatcaaggcccgACGACCCGAACTCAGCGATCGGATCCTCGTGAGTCGAAGCGCGAGAGATATGGACGAGCAAGTGGTCACCTGGAAAGGTGCCAGTGTGTTTGCTAAGTTGTCGACCAACGACTCATGGATTACACCTTTCGAATTCGAGAGGCTAGGTGCCAGGACTCTTCACCACAAGGTGCTCTGGGCCTGGTAAAACGGGACCTACAGGATAATGGACTAATGGAGTTGGGGCACAGGCATGGAGTATGAGGAACTTGTATCTTGTATCACTGGAATGCAGCATGGAGCCGATCATGAAGGCAGTCGTAGACAGAAGCTTAGTTATAGGTTGGGGATGAAAAGCTGCTAGATACGTGGAtgattattattatttatatggTGAACTTGACTTACACATGGAAACATGACACATATGGAGCTAGCTTGATCTTAGCGAATCGTGATTATGGTGTAACAACTTGAACGCCACGCGATATTGACTGAGGCTCACTTTTCAGCATCAGCTACAAACTTCGTGTTCCAAGACTGAATCAATCAACATCTTACGATGCTCTTTTCTCCGAGTGCGATATCGGGTGCATACATGATGCGTGCAGATTATGTAATGGCCCCGTCATTCGATCGATATCCGAGCTTCACGCTGGAATTAGGTAGGAGGTAGTCTAGCTCCCCGGCCATCCGCCCTTATTGTTTAGCACTATTATTGTCTGGGCAGCCCAGCTCTGGCATCCATTTCATCACATAGTCTACACCCATCGCGCTTAGAACAAACCACTACGTCAACATTCCGCGTGCCCAAATACGAGTTTTGTTTTTGTGTCTGCAATGTGATTATCCCTCCTCTTTTCCAAACAACAATCCTTCCGAAAGAACCCCGCCATGTTGCGATATCTACCATTTGCGCCGTCAACAACGCCCCTGCAGGCACTGACGTACCTTCTCGGCATATcgctcttctcgatctcctttcttgtcttcttgaACAGTTCTGTTTCTTTCGTTATCACCGACCTGATTGGGCAGAAGGAGGGCGTTGGTGATGTCGTGGGAACTCTGGGCTTCGTCGATGAGCTCGTTGCGCTCGTCGCTTGTCCAGGATGGGGTCTTGTGTCGGATCGTCTGGGTGTTAGATGGGTTGCTGTCATTGGATACGCGATAATCGGTGTCTCGCTGGCTCTGTTTGTGCAGGCGAAGACTGTATATCCCCAATTGTTGCTGGCTCGCGTGTTGTTCGCAATCGGCGCATCTGCAGCGTGAGTTGAGACAGACAGAGTATAGCTTACGTGAACGGGCATTGCTAACCTTGGAAGGGCCACAATGGTAACTGCGATACTCCCATCTTTGACGGACGATAGCAAcaacgaggaggatgaagccCAAGCCAGAATTAAAGCTCTTCATAATGCGACTGCCCGAAGCAGCATTGCCTTCTCTGTCGAATCCGAAGCAACGATCACCCAGGAACGATACACACAGTCTATTTCTGAGCCGAGCACAACAGATACCGCCGATACTGCTGCAGGAAGACCATCCAAGCTAGCGGGATTCGTTGGACTGTTTACTGGATGCGGTGCGCTTGTCGCACTGACGCTGTTCCTTCCCCTCCCGGCGCGATTTGGCGAGAATAAAGGCACTACCCCCGCTGAAGCGGTATCGTATAGCTTCTACGTTGTTGCGGCTGTCGCATTGGCCGTGTCTATCTTTGTTGCGATCGGTTTGCGCAACATCAAAGGCGAAGAGGGTAAGGGTTGGAGAATGCTCTTCGGACTGAAGAACGATGACGAATCAAGTGACGGAAACGGTCGTGAGCGACGTGTAAGTCCAACACAATTTGGCCCGGTAGATTATTCACTAATAAGATATAGAAGCTTGCGCCGTATCTCCACCTCATGAAAGACTCAGTCttccttggcttcgttgATTCGCGAATCGGACTTGGCTATGTTGGCGGTTTTGTTGCCCGAGCTTCAAGCGTTGCCATCTCACTCTTCATCCCTCTTTACGTCAACACGTTTTACATCAGCAACGGTTTCTGCAAAGGCTCGCCTCACGACTCGTCACCCGAACTCAAGGAGGAGTGCAGAGCTGCATACGTCCTGTCTTCCATACTTACTGGTGTGGCGCAACTCATGGGCCTCATCTGCGCTCCTATCTTCGGGTACCTTGCCAGTCGAACTGGCCGCATCAACTACCCCATTGTTGTCTCGACCGTTTTTGGTATCGTAGGCTACGTCGCCCTTCCGCAACTCTCCAGTCCTGAAATCAAGGACGTAGACGGCCGAGGCGGCAGTCCCGCAATTTTCTTTATTGTTTCGCTTCTTGGTATCAGCCAGATCGGCGCTATCGTTTGTAGTCTTGGTTCTCTTGGTCGTGGAGTTCTCGCAGTTGAGCTGCCTCGAACCGCCCGCCCCGAAAGCCTGCTCCAGCCAGAGGAGTACGAATCAGCCAACGATGAGAGCCGGCCTCTCATCAGCATTACGACGGACCAAGAGTCAGTCTCTCGCATCCGCCTTAAAGGCTCTATTGCAGGCGTGTATTCTTTGTACGGTGGCTTTGCCATCTTGCTCCTTACTAAGCTAGGGGGCTTCCTCTTTGACAAACTCTCCAACGGGGCGCCTTTCTACATGATGGCCATTTTTAACGCTGTTTTGCTCGCGTTCTCTCTTGGAATGGATGCTTCGCACACATTTTCACATCGGGTGTAAGATATTGCAGCGTCTCTGTCTTCTTGTAACTAGATACGAAATTAATGAAAAGCATTGTTCTCCCCTTTCATTAGACCTTACAATGGTCACCAGTATAGTGCCATTATCATAGCAAAACATCACTTATTTAAAGAAGAAACTTTTATATGAGGCTTGTACAAGTTTATTAGGACTACTATCCTTAAACGTGCCAGATACCAGTGCTGAAAGTTGTCAAATATGTACTCCGGGTCTCAACCCAGATTTCTAATACCTACACAATTGTTCTTCGGTCTCACCATGAttctcatctctcttcttgtcaGCGCTATGATCAAACTTACAGATCGAAGCCAAGTGGAGTGTTGACCTAACGTCGACGTTTAATACGACAATGTATCGACTCCTGGAGCTGCTTGAACTTGCAGCGAAGCTTATCTTGAAGCTCATCACGGGCATCTTTGCAGGTAGCTTTGAAGTTTTCCGTGTGATACTCCATATTGAGACAAAAACGCTCAAGGTACTGCTTGAAGATATTGTCCTCATCGCTCTCCTGGTCTTCTGGGTCGATGGGTTGGTAACACTTCATTGTGGTGGTTTGTGGTTGCTTGGCTACTACTGGATGTAGGCAGTGCTCTAAGCATGAAATGATGGCAAAGGATACTTGTGAAATTGCTTTGGTATCGTCGTACCCTTACTGGAGTATTCTCAAGAGGTTGTTTGGCTCTGTAGTGAGTGGAGAGGGAAAATGATGAAGCCCTCCAAGGACGGGCTTTTATACTCAAATTCTCTAGCATAGCCTCCAATAGCTACTGAACAGCCATCTAATTATGTTCATTTGTTCGAAAACAGTTCAGTACTTACAAAATAATCTGGTCGATGGAAAAGGggcttaaataaaaaagagcCCGTTCAAGGACGTTGAGGCCAAAGGGGCCATTAAGATGCATAATTAAGCACATTTTGTTATTTCAACTCGTATAATCGAGCCCTATCTCAGTCTATCAAGCTTATTAGAGCTCAAACAAGCTTCAACGACCAAAAAATGAGCGAGTTACGCCTCAAGTCAAGGTCGCTCTAGCGAAGCTGACTAA
Coding sequences within:
- a CDS encoding related to actin-like protein, which codes for MVGKVSERVLLREGLERTDNGMKLTTWPDVTPINQKNYYTDYMKRDDQILALRLQSDATRDRLVQSARDRDRALSKTANGELPLPVADLPDEDGATTPSAGLDPSRVIVIHPGSQNLRIGFASDALPKTIPMTLATKFPQTESEMYEALPRRQFEAKTPDQQYGEEWSKKYNKMCNDLKVEMRANKRKVLPNSKELVQTFNRRTEPEVIQKHNDPLEIEWTDIETLDDPDSLASCFIGYQAERVPDDSNPKFKLWWPIQHGQWNEDGYTSQEHMYDDFETLLDKALRQELGLKTNSEWQQYSCVFVIPDLYDKKYVEQILRSCMTWFEFSRVCFVQEGMAATFGAGYTQACVVDVGAQKTAVTCVEDGLVMEDSRINLKYGGYDITDTFLKMMLYDNFPYQDMNLQRRYDFLLAEELKIKHCTMSQADISVQLFNFHVRAPNQPTRKYAFKTYDEVILAPMGVYDPAIFDNSAKLRGRRKLVERSYNAYDVDIPDDPTSAAQLAILALVQPSITSNANGFTLPQPDISTPIKENKQFNFLGAKESMTNGTPMGSHAGSPAPEGANTPLPYVFGKDREGVNGGSPAPNGSRAGGTPNPGQTQPPAGMFVDAAARTAKSMAAERDAVLPVAPLDIAILTSIQNAAKGDEKKLRDLLGSIMVIGGGAKIPHFTVVLEEKIKARRPELSDRILVSRSARDMDEQVVTWKGASVFAKLSTNDSWITPFEFERLGARTLHHKVLWAW
- a CDS encoding related to MFS transporter; translated protein: MLRYLPFAPSTTPLQALTYLLGISLFSISFLVFLNSSVSFVITDLIGQKEGVGDVVGTLGFVDELVALVACPGWGLVSDRLGVRWVAVIGYAIIGVSLALFVQAKTVYPQLLLARVLFAIGASAAATMVTAILPSLTDDSNNEEDEAQARIKALHNATARSSIAFSVESEATITQERYTQSISEPSTTDTADTAAGRPSKLAGFVGLFTGCGALVALTLFLPLPARFGENKGTTPAEAVSYSFYVVAAVALAVSIFVAIGLRNIKGEEGKGWRMLFGLKNDDESSDGNGRERRKLAPYLHLMKDSVFLGFVDSRIGLGYVGGFVARASSVAISLFIPLYVNTFYISNGFCKGSPHDSSPELKEECRAAYVLSSILTGVAQLMGLICAPIFGYLASRTGRINYPIVVSTVFGIVGYVALPQLSSPEIKDVDGRGGSPAIFFIVSLLGISQIGAIVCSLGSLGRGVLAVELPRTARPESLLQPEEYESANDESRPLISITTDQESVSRIRLKGSIAGVYSLYGGFAILLLTKLGGFLFDKLSNGAPFYMMAIFNAVLLAFSLGMDASHTFSHRV